From Nicotiana tabacum cultivar K326 chromosome 20, ASM71507v2, whole genome shotgun sequence, one genomic window encodes:
- the LOC142174297 gene encoding uncharacterized protein LOC142174297: MGEKIFWLFPTLDPSKNLAKALDSLFTPKILKRVGPVAYTLLFPPSVKIHPTVHVSLLKKCHAVPDQIAYPPTIDIANPHCPNPEAILQRHMVKKGNKAVGQVLVKWSGLSADHATWEYFNVLKTRFPHFDP; encoded by the exons ATGGGTGAGAAG ATTTTTTGGCTGTTTCCAACTTTGGATCCTTCCAAGAATCTGGCAAAGGCTCTGGATTCTCTTTTTACACCAAAG ATACTCAAGCGAGTTGGACCTGTTGCCTATACATTGCTATTTCCACCATCAGTAAAGATTCATCCTACAGTCCATGTATCTCTCTTAAAGAAGTGCCATGCAGTCCCTGATCAGATTGCATACCCTCCTACTATTGACATTGCTAACCCCCATTGTCCTAATCCTGAAGCTATTCTACAAAGGCATATGGTGAAGAAGGGAAATAAAGCTGTTGGCCAAGTACTAGTCAAATGGTCTGGACTGTCAGCAGATCATGCCACATGGGAATACTTCAATGTTCTTAAGACCAGGTTTCCTCATTTTGATCCTTGA
- the LOC107777907 gene encoding uncharacterized protein LOC107777907 — protein sequence MVVDGSFLKAAYKGAILTACTQDGADELTLIKGTFGVREGMCIVSDRNESIFNATKVVYPEVPHCICMFHLWQNVKRTFKKHHKQLKDIFFALARAYTIEKFEYHMTEMCKIDPRVQPYLFEVGYERWSRAYSKVKRSMVMTSNIAKSINAANKDARELPVMRLLEYMTNLLQQWNNKNRKSAMETSTELGEKYDKLLRENLIASEQMTESPATEQLYTVFEGVRRNIVCLEEGTCSCRKFQMDELLCPHAWAVLKNQHLKPGQYCSFYYKKDKLLRTYEFPVNLMLDESLWVIPIEVKEDVVLPPKGRRKAGRPRKERLRPASEKEFKRAFSCSVCGQGGHNKKTCRNRPK from the exons ATGGTTGTTGACGGAAGTTTCCTTAAAGCAGCATATAAGGGTGCCATCTTGACTGCTTGCACACAGGATGGAGCTGATGAGTTGACT TTG ATAAAGGGTACTTTTGGAGTTAGGGAAGGGATGTGTATAGTTTCAGATAGAAATGAAAGCATCTTCAATGCCACAAAAGTTGTGTACCCAGAAGTACCACATTGTATTTGCATGTTTCACTTATGGCAGAATGTAAAGCGCACATTCAAGAAACATCACAAACAATTGAAGGATATCTTCTTTGCTTTGGCTAGAGCTTACACGATAGAGAAGTTTGAGTACCATATGACAGAGATGTGCAAAATTGATCCGAGGGTGCAGCCTTACTTGTTCGAAGTTGGCTACGAAAGGTGGTCTAGGGCATATTCCAAAGTGAAAAGGTCAATGGTAATGACTTCTAATATTGCAAAGTCAATTAATGCAGCTAACAAGGATGCTAGAGAGTTACCAGTAATGCGATTGCTGGAGTACATGACAAATTTGCTACAACAGTGGAACAACAAAAACAGAAAAAGTGCAATGGAGACATCTACAGAGCTTGGTGAAAAGTATGACAAACTCCTTCGGGAAAATCTGATTGCATCGGAGCAAATGACG GAGAGCCCTGCTACGGAGCAGTTATATACTGTATTTGAAGGGGTAAGGCGAAACATAGTGTGCCTTGAAGAGGGAACATGCAGTTGCAGAAAATTTCAAATGGATGAACTTTTATGTCCGCATGCTTGGGCGGTTTTGAAGAACCAGCATCTGAAACCTGGACAGTATTGCTCTTTTTACTACAAGAAGGATAAACTCCTTAGAACTTATGAATTTCCAGTGAATCTGATGCTAGATGAGAGTTTATGGGTAATCCCAATAGAGGTGAAGGAAGATGTGGTCCTACCACCTAAAGGGAGAAGGAAAGCAGGAAGACCAAGAAAGGAAAGACTCAGACCTGCTTCAGAAAAAGAGTTTAAGAGGGCGTTTTCATGTTCTGTGTGTGGACAAGGTGGTCACAATAAAAAAACATGTAGAAATCGACCAAAATAA
- the LOC107777908 gene encoding F-box/kelch-repeat protein At3g06240-like, producing the protein MSDFVIPVLPREIIVEILLKVPSKFLLKFRCVSKSWLQLISSPEFVNAHLKLTVNDKECSPHRGIFQDSEGNFKLRSLPSLFYKEQITELLDMASPLENPTIYTWTVGSVNGLICLYSKIEEPVLWNPTIRKSKKLPAFGANSRKGCSYYCKYGFGYDELHDDYKVVVIQCISDDAGTYDTVVNVYSLRMDSWRTIDKFQGNFLVNSSGKFANRKLYWALSANVDTFNMCNIISLDLADETWRRLDLPSYEDSSYPLTLGVVGSDLSVLCPCRQVTNSDVWILKDCGVKVSWTKIFTIEHHRDLGEFIFFSSIFSIPFCQSNKGESLLLLPPVIMIYDGSTRQLEAIENKEYFAAEFYVESLIDPLLIAGRGRCNLEISQSFGC; encoded by the coding sequence ATGAGTGATTTCGTAATCCCTGTTCTTCCCCGTGAAATCATCGTCGAAATCCTCTTAAAGGTGCCCTCGAAGTTCCTGTTGAAATTCAGGTGCGTTTCAAAATCATGGCTTCAACTAATCTCTAGCCCTGAATTTGTAAACGCTCATCTGAAATTAACAGTGAATGACAAAGAATGCAGCCCCCATAGGGGTATATTTCAAGACTCGGAAGGAAATTTCAAGTTACGTTCTCTCCCTTCCTTGTTTTACAAAGAACAAATCACTGAGCTATTAGACATGGCTTCTCCCTTGGAAAACCCGACTATTTATACTTGGACTGTGGGTTCTGTCAATGGACTGATTTGTTTATACAGTAAGATAGAGGAGCCAGTTTTATGGAATCCCACAATTAGGAAGTCCAAGAAATTGCCTGCATTTGGAGCTAATTCGAGGAAGGGTTGCTCTTACTATTGCAAATATGGCTTTGGATATGATGAGTTACACGACGATTATAAAGTGGTAGTTATTCAGTGTATTTCTGATGATGCTGGTACATATGATACTGTGGTCAACGTTTATAGTTTGAGGATGGATTCTTGGAGAACAATCGATAAGTTTCAGGGAAACTTTCTGGTAAATTCTTCAGGTAAATTTGCCAATAGGAAGCTTTATTGGGCTTTATCTGCTAATGTTGATACGTTCAATATGTGCAACATCATTTCTCTTGATTTAGCAGACGAGACATGGAGAAGGTTGGATCTTCCCAGTTACGAAGATAGCAGTTATCCTTTGACACTGGGAGTGGTGGGAAGTGATCTTTCTGTGCTTTGTCCTTGTCGTCAAGTAACTAATTCTGATGTGTGGATTCTCAAGGATTGTGGAGTTAAAGTGTCTTGGACAAAGATTTTCACCATCGAACATCATCGAGATCTTGGGGAGTTCATATTCTTTTCATCCATCTTTTCTATACCTTTTTGCCAGTCAAATAAGGGTGAAAGTTTACTTTTGCTTCCCCCAGTTATTATGATATATGATGGTTCAACCAGACAACTAGAGGCCATTGAAAATAAGGAATACTTTGCTGCAGAATTCTATGTAGAAAGCCTTATTGATCCCTTATTGATAGCTGGTCGAGGACGTTGTAACCTTGAAATCTCACAATCATTTGGCTGCTAA
- the LOC107777906 gene encoding F-box/kelch-repeat protein At3g23880-like, which translates to MGASVIPVLPVELITEILLKLRPKPLFKFKCVSKSWLQLISSPYFVKTHMKLAANDKAFSSHRVIFEHFKSKFKEAFIWNPTIRKSKKLRKLDVQMRPGSSYYRHGFGYDELHDDYKVVIICGTSDDGGSFGTVVNIYSLRTDSWRRVNNFPGYFPRDYLGKYVNGKIYWASTADVDELNVCNLITLDLTDETWGKLELPNYGEANSRLMLGGMGSDLALLCICREGTTSDVWMMKDCGVNASWTKMFTIKYPQYIGEYMFTSSIFSFSTYFCQPNNGEISLLLPPTIMI; encoded by the exons ATGGGTGCTTCTGTAATCCCTGTTCTTCCTGTAGAACTCATCACGGAGATCCTCTTAAAGCTGCGTCCAAAACCCTTGTTTAAATTCAAGTGCGTTTCAAAGTCATGGCTTCAACTAATCTCTAGCCCTTATTTTGTGAAAACCCATATGAAATTAGCAGCTAATGACAAAGCATTCAGCAGCCATAGGGTTATATTTGAACACTTCAAAAGCAAATTCAAG GAGGCATTTATATGGAATCCAACAATTAGGAAGTCCAAGAAATTGCGTAAGTTAGATGTTCAAATGAGGCCTGGCTCCTCTTATTACAGACATGGTTTTGGATATGATGAGTTACATGACGATTATAAAGTAGTAATTATTTGCGGTACttctgatgatggtggttcatttgGTACTGTGGTCAACATTTACAGTTTGAGGACTGATTCTTGGAGAAGAGTCAATAACTTTCCGGGTTACTTTCCGAGAGATTATTTAGGCAAATATGTCAATGGGAAGATTTATTGGGCTTCAACTGCTGATGTTGATGAGCTCAATGTTTGCAACCTCATAACTCTTGATTTAACAGATGAGACATGGGGCAAGTTGGAGCTTCCTAATTATGGAGAAGCCAATTCTCGTTTGATGCTGGGAGGGATGGGAAGTGATCTTGCGTTGCTTTGTATTTGTCGTGAAGGAACTACTTCTGATGTGTGGATGATGAAGGATTGTGGAGTTAATGCATCTTGGACAAAGATGTTCACCATCAAATATCCTCAATATATTGGGGAATATATGTTCacttcatccattttttctttctctaCATATTTTTGCCAGCCAAATAATGGGGAAATCTCACTATTGCTTCCCCCAACAATCATGATATAA